A part of Bremerella cremea genomic DNA contains:
- a CDS encoding SpoIIE family protein phosphatase, producing MLTRIPIKVLAPLLFGVPVLAIGLWLSFAWNHQAQRAITQLADQDIEQIHQATATRIADLLSVPVRVSRLNQYLITSSKLPPDNLAAWRPTLVRESQAFDVLSAISWGSADGRTAWISRYADGSIYWALKEDPTQPLMNQWKLDLNGDVVAGSRSSFDFQLSSRPWFLVPSEARQATWSEPYLWVGGDDEKGKTLGISYGIPLFDGKQLLGVIDADFSLNDLSSYLSKLKFGKTGMAILISPDHKLLAASNDTPIVQADGQRVFAADSTDPLVATVGKYLQSNKFVNDANTHANVDGTNYYFHASGVGEELGLRWTLVTIVPEEDFIGDIQSEFARSWSTSLVAVVLAIALGFIAASWLVEPLTRIVSSVRRIGQGDLDTRIEMQHAPEYTQLATAINAMAEGLQDRMRMQKSLSLAMEVQRNLLPAESPSFNGLDIAGHSTYCDDTGGDYFDFLDVSGCDQDTAVIVIGDVMGHGVAAALLMATARGILRSRCAVPGSLADFLQHLNDMLVVDTQGERFMTMLLVNLSAKKDTLRWASAGHGPPIIYTPEDDSFAECDGGGLPLGLVAGETYSEYWQPGIKAGTILLATTDGLEETMNEQGHQYGKQRLQQLLRDHASQSAEEISQAIRQSLASFRGANSQDDDLTFVVAKVL from the coding sequence ATGTTAACACGCATCCCCATCAAAGTTCTGGCACCTCTTTTGTTTGGGGTTCCGGTTTTGGCGATTGGCCTGTGGCTGTCTTTCGCCTGGAATCATCAAGCACAGCGCGCGATCACGCAGTTGGCCGATCAGGACATCGAGCAGATCCACCAGGCCACTGCTACGAGAATAGCCGACTTGCTGTCGGTACCGGTTCGCGTGAGCCGCTTGAATCAGTATTTGATTACGTCGAGCAAGCTTCCCCCCGATAATCTGGCCGCCTGGCGACCCACGCTGGTGCGCGAGTCACAGGCATTCGATGTCTTAAGTGCGATTTCGTGGGGAAGTGCCGACGGACGAACTGCTTGGATCAGTCGCTATGCCGATGGCAGTATCTATTGGGCCTTAAAAGAAGATCCCACCCAGCCGCTGATGAACCAGTGGAAACTTGATTTGAACGGCGATGTGGTCGCTGGCTCGCGCAGCTCTTTTGACTTTCAACTTTCTTCTCGGCCATGGTTTCTCGTACCGAGCGAAGCCAGACAAGCGACTTGGAGCGAACCTTACCTTTGGGTAGGTGGCGACGATGAAAAGGGAAAGACACTGGGGATTTCGTATGGAATTCCTCTATTCGACGGCAAGCAACTGCTGGGGGTGATCGATGCCGATTTTTCACTCAACGATCTATCGAGCTATTTGAGCAAACTCAAGTTCGGTAAGACCGGCATGGCGATTTTGATCTCGCCTGATCACAAGTTGCTCGCTGCTTCCAATGATACGCCCATCGTCCAGGCAGATGGGCAACGCGTGTTCGCTGCAGACTCGACCGATCCCCTTGTCGCAACGGTGGGAAAGTATTTGCAGAGCAACAAGTTCGTCAACGATGCGAACACGCACGCCAACGTGGATGGAACCAACTATTACTTTCATGCGTCGGGAGTCGGCGAGGAACTTGGGCTTCGCTGGACGTTGGTAACCATTGTTCCTGAAGAAGATTTTATCGGCGACATCCAAAGCGAATTTGCCCGCAGTTGGTCGACCAGCTTGGTGGCGGTGGTGTTGGCAATTGCGTTAGGATTTATTGCGGCGAGCTGGCTGGTCGAACCTCTCACGCGCATCGTGTCGTCGGTTCGCCGCATCGGCCAAGGCGACCTCGATACCCGTATCGAAATGCAGCACGCGCCTGAGTATACCCAACTGGCGACCGCCATCAACGCGATGGCCGAGGGGTTGCAAGACCGGATGCGCATGCAGAAGTCGCTTTCGCTGGCCATGGAAGTGCAACGGAATCTCTTGCCGGCCGAATCTCCCAGCTTCAACGGGCTCGACATCGCCGGGCACAGTACTTATTGCGATGACACTGGGGGAGACTATTTCGACTTCCTCGATGTTTCTGGCTGCGACCAAGACACGGCGGTGATTGTGATTGGCGACGTGATGGGGCACGGCGTGGCCGCGGCCCTGCTGATGGCCACGGCTCGGGGCATCTTACGTAGTCGCTGCGCCGTGCCGGGCTCGCTGGCCGATTTCCTGCAGCACCTGAACGACATGCTGGTGGTCGATACCCAAGGGGAGCGGTTCATGACGATGCTGTTGGTGAACCTTTCCGCCAAGAAAGATACCCTGCGTTGGGCTTCCGCAGGCCATGGACCGCCCATCATTTACACGCCTGAAGACGACTCGTTTGCAGAGTGCGACGGCGGTGGGCTGCCATTGGGTTTGGTCGCAGGGGAAACCTATTCCGAATATTGGCAGCCCGGCATCAAGGCCGGCACCATCTTGCTGGCCACCACCGACGGTCTGGAAGAGACCATGAACGAACAAGGCCATCAATACGGCAAACAGCGGCTACAACAACTGCTCCGCGACCACGCGAGCCAATCTGCCGAAGAAATCAGCCAAGCCATCCGCCAATCGTTGGCCTCCTTCCGCGGAGCCAACTCGCAAGACGACGACCTGACATTTGTAGTAGCGAAGGTTCTATGA
- a CDS encoding DUF1003 domain-containing protein, with translation MTKRRATMCPCSVCHQSKPCSDLAPGESIRAAIVTEIQQADPAWTTDQSVCMSCLNRFRAEHFRHLLADEKGELSDLEMRVLDSLREQDSIAANVNDKFEQQLSFGDRVSDQMANFGGSWAFLILFTAVVIFWIVANGILIAQNAFDPYPFILLNLVLSCLAAVQAPVILMSQNRQEAKDRMRSEQDFEVNFRAELEIRLLHTKLDQLLSHQWQRLLEIQQLQLELMEELAERRDKPHS, from the coding sequence ATGACTAAGCGCCGTGCGACGATGTGCCCGTGTTCCGTTTGCCATCAATCGAAACCTTGCTCGGACTTGGCCCCTGGTGAATCGATTCGAGCAGCGATTGTTACCGAAATTCAGCAAGCCGATCCCGCTTGGACCACCGATCAATCGGTTTGCATGTCGTGCCTGAACCGCTTCCGGGCCGAGCATTTTCGTCATTTGCTGGCAGATGAGAAGGGGGAGCTATCGGACCTGGAAATGCGGGTCCTCGATAGTCTGCGCGAACAAGATTCGATCGCGGCCAACGTGAACGACAAGTTTGAACAACAGCTAAGCTTCGGCGACCGTGTCTCGGACCAAATGGCCAACTTCGGTGGGAGCTGGGCATTTCTGATTCTATTCACGGCGGTGGTTATCTTCTGGATCGTTGCCAACGGCATCTTGATCGCTCAAAATGCTTTCGATCCCTATCCGTTCATTTTGTTGAACCTGGTCCTATCGTGTCTGGCGGCCGTTCAAGCCCCGGTTATCTTGATGAGCCAGAATCGACAGGAAGCCAAAGACCGGATGCGATCGGAACAAGACTTCGAGGTCAACTTCCGGGCTGAACTAGAAATCCGCCTTTTGCACACCAAGCTCGACCAGTTGCTCTCGCACCAATGGCAACGCCTGTTAGAGATTCAGCAGTTGCAACTAGAGCTGATGGAAGAACTAGCCGAACGGCGAGACAAACCACATTCATAA
- a CDS encoding helix-turn-helix domain-containing protein yields MELSVETISFLHDLPFRVLRWNSDVSQVEVLDANAGTFAPLAGEGSRWHRHEEIEITLVRSGSGVRVVGDQATEIAGTGNVTVLGSRLPHCWDFNGESSGVCIQFSRRRLGAMLPEQARVDIDSLVESAACGLDIPLQDSPGLEERMIQLAESSSPHCLQNYLGVVEVLSRLTEINLQRCRRISSLRYDRAADQKKQSEIEDVVNWILENYAGEIQLQDALAMVNMSKATFSRHFMRCTGQSFSTFLNQVRISNASRLLHTTKDPIGSIAFQTGFSTLANFNRIFRNIKGQSPSEYRRAIGRSEAN; encoded by the coding sequence ATGGAATTGAGTGTTGAGACAATAAGTTTCCTGCACGACTTGCCGTTCCGTGTGTTGCGTTGGAACAGCGACGTGAGCCAAGTGGAAGTGCTGGACGCCAATGCCGGGACTTTCGCTCCCCTGGCAGGCGAAGGGAGCCGCTGGCATCGTCACGAAGAAATTGAGATTACCCTGGTTAGGTCTGGCAGCGGCGTTCGTGTTGTCGGTGATCAAGCGACCGAGATTGCCGGCACGGGCAACGTCACGGTCTTGGGTAGCAGGCTCCCTCATTGCTGGGACTTTAATGGGGAGTCATCAGGGGTTTGTATTCAATTCAGCCGAAGACGGCTCGGCGCGATGCTGCCGGAACAGGCCCGGGTCGATATCGACTCCCTGGTCGAAAGTGCTGCGTGCGGTCTCGACATACCTTTGCAAGATTCTCCTGGCCTGGAAGAGCGCATGATTCAACTCGCGGAATCGTCCTCGCCTCATTGCTTGCAAAACTACTTGGGCGTGGTCGAGGTATTAAGCCGCCTTACAGAAATCAACCTGCAGCGTTGCCGGCGGATCTCCTCGCTGCGTTACGATCGGGCTGCTGATCAAAAGAAACAGTCCGAAATTGAAGACGTTGTGAACTGGATTCTAGAAAACTACGCCGGCGAAATCCAACTGCAAGATGCTCTAGCGATGGTCAACATGAGCAAGGCCACCTTCAGTCGGCACTTCATGCGTTGCACCGGGCAAAGCTTCAGCACGTTCTTGAATCAAGTCCGTATTTCAAACGCATCGCGACTACTGCACACCACCAAAGACCCGATCGGCAGCATTGCCTTCCAAACCGGTTTTTCAACCTTAGCCAATTTCAACCGCATCTTTCGCAATATTAAGGGGCAATCTCCTTCCGAATACCGTCGCGCGATCGGGCGTTCCGAAGCGAATTGA
- a CDS encoding DUF1559 domain-containing protein, whose product MRPIGKSRRARHGFTLVELLVVIAIIGVLIALLLPAVQQAREAARRMQCGNHLKQVGLAIHNYHDTHKVFPTASPVGHHWGQVHDSHKGSQYVKLLPFIEQSALYQSCNFKGDTVAVSVTATGEKVSSVVIPTIICPSDDHPGYWKDGAAHNGGSNGENRALSNYSFSMGSQANSPCGTHNNFFGNGPDVRADTMDPNRISGVFGHWAWAARMRDITDGLTNTIAVGEIRPKCAAHTRDGWMGINSLYTGTGIAINYNTCEGEPGTGSGCNQHSGQWGASQGFKSRHPGGAQFVLCDASVQFLTETINMETYQGLGDRRDGRPLGEF is encoded by the coding sequence ATGCGCCCCATTGGTAAGTCGAGGAGAGCTCGACACGGTTTTACATTGGTAGAGTTGCTGGTGGTCATTGCGATCATTGGCGTGTTGATTGCGTTGTTGCTTCCGGCTGTACAGCAAGCCCGCGAAGCGGCGCGCCGGATGCAGTGTGGCAATCACTTAAAGCAAGTTGGTCTGGCCATTCACAACTATCACGATACCCACAAGGTTTTCCCCACGGCTTCCCCCGTTGGGCATCATTGGGGGCAGGTTCACGATTCACACAAGGGCAGCCAATACGTGAAGTTGCTGCCGTTCATCGAGCAATCGGCGCTTTACCAAAGCTGCAATTTCAAAGGAGATACGGTTGCCGTTAGTGTGACGGCCACTGGCGAGAAGGTGAGTTCGGTTGTCATTCCGACTATTATTTGCCCCAGCGACGATCATCCCGGTTATTGGAAGGATGGCGCCGCCCACAATGGCGGCTCGAACGGAGAGAACCGCGCGCTGAGTAACTACTCGTTTAGCATGGGAAGTCAGGCCAACTCTCCTTGCGGTACCCATAACAATTTCTTTGGGAATGGCCCGGATGTCCGTGCCGATACGATGGATCCCAATCGGATTTCAGGCGTCTTCGGGCATTGGGCCTGGGCGGCTCGGATGCGGGATATCACCGATGGTCTGACCAACACAATCGCTGTTGGCGAGATTCGCCCCAAGTGTGCTGCCCATACACGTGATGGTTGGATGGGAATCAACTCGCTGTATACCGGCACCGGCATTGCAATCAATTACAACACCTGCGAAGGGGAACCTGGCACCGGTAGCGGTTGCAATCAGCACTCGGGCCAATGGGGAGCCTCGCAAGGATTCAAGTCTCGGCATCCAGGGGGAGCCCAGTTCGTTTTGTGTGACGCTTCGGTGCAGTTTCTTACCGAAACGATCAACATGGAAACCTACCAAGGCTTAGGCGACCGCCGTGATGGTCGCCCGTTAGGAGAATTCTAA